The following coding sequences are from one Acidimicrobiales bacterium window:
- a CDS encoding enoyl-CoA hydratase-related protein, whose amino-acid sequence MADEVDEVDEALVLTGVGEDGVATLTLNRPAKRNALDDRMIHLLLEGVDELARDPAAKVIVVRGAGPSFCAGADMSGAAGGPDRGALDDRNHMLDERYGQFLRLWDAPKPVIAQVHGHCLGIAVALCSCADLVVVADDATVGWPLPLGGGVIGPAMALYVGLRRAKELSFVPMSSLTGREAAELGWANRSVPAAELDATVAGLAAQIARVPSGVLRMKKEAINAVYERAGFREAVRSSASFNALAHTDPDLDEVRAVLRERGVKGAGAYFQG is encoded by the coding sequence ATGGCCGACGAGGTCGACGAGGTCGACGAGGCCCTGGTGCTGACCGGGGTGGGTGAGGACGGCGTCGCCACGCTGACGCTCAACCGCCCGGCCAAGCGCAACGCCCTCGACGACCGGATGATCCACCTCCTGCTGGAGGGCGTCGACGAGCTGGCCCGCGACCCGGCCGCGAAGGTGATCGTGGTCCGGGGTGCGGGGCCGTCCTTCTGTGCCGGGGCGGACATGTCGGGCGCGGCCGGTGGCCCGGACCGCGGCGCCCTCGACGACCGCAACCACATGCTCGACGAGCGCTACGGCCAGTTCCTCCGGCTCTGGGACGCCCCCAAGCCGGTGATCGCCCAGGTGCACGGCCACTGCCTCGGCATCGCCGTGGCCCTGTGCTCGTGCGCCGACCTGGTGGTGGTCGCCGACGACGCCACCGTCGGCTGGCCGCTCCCGCTGGGTGGGGGAGTGATCGGCCCGGCGATGGCCCTCTACGTGGGCCTCCGGCGAGCGAAGGAGCTGAGCTTCGTGCCGATGAGCTCGCTGACCGGGCGGGAGGCGGCGGAGCTGGGCTGGGCCAACCGCTCCGTGCCGGCCGCCGAGCTGGACGCCACGGTCGCGGGCCTGGCGGCGCAGATCGCCCGGGTCCCGAGCGGGGTGCTGCGCATGAAGAAGGAAGCGATCAACGCCGTCTACGAGCGGGCCGGCTTCCGGGAGGCCGTGCGGAGCTCGGCGTCGTTCAACGCCCTGGCCCACACCGACCCCGACCTCGACGAGGTCCGGGCCGTGCTCCGGGAGCGGGGCGTGAAGGGTGCCGGGGCGTACTTCCAGGGCTGA
- a CDS encoding CoA transferase, producing MKPLDGVRVVDLTMNVSGPFVTMVLAKLGADVVKVERPPIGDDARMFPPLSEQGSSLIFEWCNTGKRSVGLDLSDDAGRRVFSALASGADVLIHSFKPGVVERLGVSEADVRRWAPDILYCDVSAFGHGPAGRALKGYDPIAQAFSGIMDMTGYPDAAPARCAPSIVDLGNGLWMVVGVLAAIMSRRGGDPVASLQSALVDSALALVPWQAALALESGQRPTRRGASHELGAPYDLFATADRPIFLTAANQSLWRKLLEVVGAPHLEGQERFATPLDRVTHSKELAAELEAKLAARPAAEWLELFHEAGIPASLVLGLDETVRSPIAEERGWFEEVGDQRVVRLPLIADGEPLTTPRPAPRLGEHTIEVLTEAGIAEPLLEELLAAKIAVADDTGADTGDPR from the coding sequence GTGAAGCCGCTCGACGGGGTGCGGGTCGTCGACCTGACCATGAACGTCTCCGGGCCGTTCGTCACGATGGTGCTGGCCAAGCTCGGCGCCGACGTCGTGAAGGTCGAGCGGCCCCCGATCGGCGACGACGCCCGCATGTTCCCGCCGCTGTCGGAGCAGGGCAGCAGCCTCATCTTCGAGTGGTGCAACACCGGCAAGCGCAGCGTCGGCCTCGACCTGAGCGACGACGCCGGCCGGCGGGTCTTCAGCGCCCTGGCGTCCGGTGCCGACGTGCTGATCCACAGCTTCAAGCCCGGCGTCGTGGAGCGGCTCGGCGTCAGCGAGGCCGACGTCCGCCGCTGGGCACCCGACATCCTCTACTGCGACGTGTCGGCCTTCGGTCACGGCCCTGCCGGGCGGGCGCTCAAGGGCTACGACCCGATCGCCCAGGCCTTCAGCGGGATCATGGACATGACCGGCTACCCGGACGCCGCCCCCGCCCGCTGCGCCCCGTCGATCGTCGACCTCGGCAACGGCCTCTGGATGGTGGTGGGGGTGCTGGCCGCGATCATGTCCCGCCGCGGCGGCGATCCCGTGGCCTCGCTGCAGTCGGCCCTCGTCGACAGCGCGCTCGCCCTCGTTCCCTGGCAGGCGGCGCTGGCGCTGGAGTCGGGACAGCGGCCGACCCGCCGCGGTGCCTCCCACGAGCTGGGCGCCCCCTACGACCTGTTCGCCACCGCCGACCGGCCCATCTTCCTCACCGCGGCCAACCAGAGCCTCTGGCGCAAGCTCCTCGAGGTGGTCGGCGCCCCGCACCTGGAAGGCCAGGAGCGCTTCGCCACCCCGCTCGACCGCGTCACCCACTCGAAGGAGCTGGCCGCCGAGCTGGAGGCGAAGCTCGCCGCCCGCCCGGCCGCCGAGTGGCTGGAGCTGTTCCACGAGGCGGGCATCCCGGCGTCGCTGGTCCTGGGCCTCGACGAGACGGTGCGCAGCCCGATCGCCGAGGAGCGCGGCTGGTTCGAGGAGGTCGGCGACCAGCGGGTCGTGCGCCTGCCGCTCATCGCCGACGGGGAACCGCTGACGACGCCGCGGCCGGCACCCCGGCTGGGGGAGCACACGATCGAGGTGCTCACCGAGGCGGGCATCGCCGAGCCGCTGCTCGAGGAGCTGCTGGCGGCGAAGATCGCGGTCGCCGACGACACTGGCGCCGACACCGGGGACCCGCGATGA
- a CDS encoding GntR family transcriptional regulator — MRVASVAELVADRLRERIIVGDIADGEILPKQEELLAEFGVSKPSLREALRILEAEGLIEVRRGKYGGSVARRPHASSAALVMQTVLRSVDAGAQDVVQALRRIEPVCAGLCAAREDRVTEVLPRLRAVHEEAWTAVDDLRSYTVLARKFHEELVACCGNQTMILVVGSLERLCSEDSALWIDERLDEAGVHGVVDAPIADAGYRRAGLADHDLLIGLIESGDQEGAEQVARRHTMGRRP, encoded by the coding sequence GTGCGCGTGGCCAGTGTGGCCGAGCTGGTGGCCGATCGTCTCCGGGAGCGCATCATCGTGGGCGACATCGCCGACGGCGAGATCCTCCCGAAGCAGGAGGAGCTGCTGGCCGAGTTCGGCGTCAGCAAGCCGTCGCTCCGGGAGGCGCTGCGGATCCTCGAGGCCGAGGGCCTCATCGAGGTGCGCCGCGGGAAGTACGGCGGCTCGGTGGCGCGGCGGCCCCACGCGTCGTCGGCGGCGCTGGTGATGCAGACGGTGCTGCGCTCGGTCGACGCCGGGGCGCAGGACGTGGTGCAGGCGCTCCGCCGCATCGAGCCCGTGTGCGCCGGCCTCTGTGCCGCCCGGGAGGACCGGGTCACCGAGGTGCTGCCCCGGCTCCGGGCCGTGCACGAGGAGGCCTGGACCGCAGTCGACGACCTGCGGTCCTACACGGTCCTGGCCCGCAAGTTCCACGAGGAGCTGGTGGCGTGCTGCGGCAACCAGACGATGATCCTGGTGGTCGGCTCGCTGGAGCGCCTCTGCTCCGAGGACTCGGCTCTCTGGATCGACGAGCGGCTCGACGAGGCCGGCGTGCACGGCGTGGTCGACGCGCCGATCGCCGACGCCGGGTACCGCCGGGCCGGACTGGCCGACCACGACCTGCTCATCGGGCTGATCGAGTCGGGTGACCAGGAGGGTGCCGAGCAGGTGGCCCGGCGCCACACGATGGGCCGCCGTCCCTGA
- the fabG gene encoding 3-oxoacyl-ACP reductase FabG, protein MTLEGKVAIVTGGAGGLGTATCRRLAADGAQVAVVDVDADRAVTVARSLATESIGWQADLTSRDAIEAAVGNVAERLGRVDILVTAAGFARDALIGEMGDDDWEAVLAVCLYGPFACSRAVVPHMVEQGGGRIVHVASRAYLGNPGQANYSAAKAGVIGLTKSLAKELGRHRITANAVAPGLIRTPMTESHPKFEAIAERAARESSIRRVGEPDDVAAAIAFLVSDEASYLTGDVLHVSGGRYG, encoded by the coding sequence ATGACGCTGGAGGGGAAGGTCGCGATCGTGACCGGCGGGGCCGGGGGCCTCGGTACGGCGACGTGCCGGCGCCTGGCCGCCGATGGTGCACAGGTCGCAGTGGTGGATGTCGACGCCGACCGGGCCGTGACGGTGGCGCGCTCGCTGGCGACGGAGTCGATCGGGTGGCAGGCCGATCTGACGTCGCGGGACGCCATCGAGGCCGCCGTCGGCAACGTCGCCGAGCGGCTCGGTCGCGTCGACATCCTCGTCACCGCCGCCGGGTTCGCCCGCGACGCCCTGATCGGCGAGATGGGCGACGACGACTGGGAGGCCGTCTTGGCCGTGTGCCTGTACGGCCCGTTCGCGTGCAGCCGGGCGGTGGTGCCCCACATGGTGGAACAGGGCGGCGGCCGCATCGTCCACGTCGCCTCCCGCGCCTACCTGGGCAACCCGGGCCAGGCCAACTACTCGGCGGCCAAGGCCGGGGTGATCGGGCTCACGAAGTCACTGGCCAAGGAGCTGGGCCGGCACAGGATCACCGCCAACGCCGTCGCCCCGGGGCTGATCCGGACCCCGATGACCGAGTCGCACCCGAAGTTCGAGGCGATCGCCGAGCGGGCGGCCCGGGAGAGCTCGATCCGCCGGGTGGGGGAGCCCGACGACGTGGCGGCCGCCATCGCCTTCCTGGTGTCCGACGAGGCCTCCTACCTCACCGGCGACGTGCTCCACGTGTCCGGCGGGAGGTACGGATGA
- a CDS encoding acetyl-CoA C-acetyltransferase, with product MTLDDVVLCAPHRTPVGGYGGVFREVGAARLAAGLIREVLDRTGLPPDAVDDVILGQCYPSGEAPAIGRVAALDAGLPVEVPGLQVDRRCGSGLQAVLIAAMQVATGVADVVVAGGVESMSSVELYTDRLRWGGAGGAPLVDRLVRARETAGGEHHPVPGGMLETAENLRREHGITRQEQDELALESHRRAVAARDEGRFAAEVVPVDVPGRRRGDPPTAVTVDEHPRRDASMEALARLRPVLGWHDPEATVTAGNASGQNDGSAACLVMQRADAERHGLRPMARIVSWAVAGVAPATMGIGPVPATEKALARAGLTLADVDLVELNEAFAAQVLACTRVWGFGDKDFDRLNVNGSGISLGHPVGATGARILATLLHELDRRDARYGLETMCIGGGQGLAAVVERIPA from the coding sequence ATGACGCTCGACGACGTCGTCCTCTGCGCTCCCCATCGCACCCCGGTGGGCGGCTACGGCGGGGTGTTCCGGGAGGTGGGCGCGGCCCGGCTGGCCGCCGGCCTGATCCGGGAGGTCCTGGATCGCACCGGGCTCCCGCCGGACGCCGTCGACGACGTGATCCTCGGCCAGTGCTACCCGAGCGGGGAGGCGCCGGCCATCGGTCGGGTCGCGGCGCTCGACGCCGGCCTGCCCGTGGAGGTGCCGGGCCTGCAGGTCGACCGGCGCTGCGGCTCGGGCCTCCAGGCGGTGCTGATCGCAGCCATGCAGGTGGCGACCGGGGTCGCCGACGTAGTGGTGGCGGGCGGCGTCGAGAGCATGAGCTCCGTCGAGCTGTACACCGACCGGCTGCGCTGGGGCGGCGCCGGCGGGGCCCCGCTGGTCGACCGCCTGGTGCGGGCCCGGGAGACCGCCGGCGGCGAGCACCACCCGGTGCCGGGCGGGATGCTGGAGACGGCCGAGAACCTGCGCCGCGAGCACGGCATCACGCGCCAGGAGCAGGACGAGCTGGCCCTGGAGTCGCACCGGCGGGCGGTCGCCGCCCGCGACGAGGGTCGCTTCGCCGCCGAGGTGGTGCCGGTCGACGTGCCCGGCCGCCGGCGTGGTGACCCCCCGACCGCGGTCACCGTCGACGAGCACCCCCGCCGCGACGCCTCCATGGAGGCGCTGGCCCGGCTGCGGCCGGTGCTCGGCTGGCACGACCCGGAGGCCACCGTCACGGCCGGCAACGCCAGCGGGCAGAACGACGGGTCGGCGGCGTGCCTGGTCATGCAGCGCGCCGATGCCGAGCGGCACGGCCTGCGCCCGATGGCCCGGATCGTGTCGTGGGCGGTGGCCGGCGTCGCCCCGGCGACCATGGGCATCGGGCCGGTGCCCGCCACCGAGAAGGCGCTGGCCCGGGCCGGTCTCACCCTGGCCGACGTCGACCTGGTCGAGCTGAACGAGGCCTTCGCGGCGCAGGTGCTGGCCTGCACCCGGGTGTGGGGGTTCGGCGACAAGGACTTCGACCGGCTCAACGTCAACGGGTCGGGCATCTCGCTGGGCCACCCGGTGGGGGCGACGGGGGCCCGCATCCTGGCCACGCTCCTGCACGAGCTCGACCGGCGCGACGCCCGCTACGGCCTCGAGACGATGTGCATCGGTGGGGGACAGGGGCTGGCCGCGGTGGTCGAGAGGATCCCCGCATGA
- a CDS encoding enoyl-CoA hydratase/isomerase family protein, with protein MSAAAGTARTARDGGVWTITIANPAKRNALDDPTRKALLAALDEAMTADDCRVVVLTGEGPTFCAGGDLPSMPTDDVPAIAARMGELHRIAERLLEGPRPVIAAVEGAAYGSGLSMVAAADVVVAARDARFCAPFTKVGVAPDVGLLWSLPRRIGLGRARQMALFGDPITADDAVRIGLVERLVEPGHATALAIDLARQLCDRAPLALAATKRLVLAGAGPLQSVLAGELVEQQALLGTADFDEGRRAFFERRPAKFGGT; from the coding sequence ATGAGCGCGGCGGCCGGGACGGCGCGCACCGCGCGCGACGGGGGAGTGTGGACGATCACCATCGCCAACCCGGCGAAGCGCAACGCCCTCGACGACCCCACCCGCAAGGCGCTGCTGGCTGCGCTCGACGAGGCCATGACCGCCGACGACTGCCGGGTGGTGGTGCTGACCGGCGAGGGGCCGACGTTCTGCGCCGGTGGCGACCTGCCGTCGATGCCCACCGACGACGTGCCGGCCATCGCCGCCCGCATGGGCGAGCTGCACCGCATCGCCGAGCGGCTGCTGGAGGGGCCGCGGCCGGTGATCGCCGCGGTGGAGGGCGCGGCCTACGGGTCGGGCCTCTCGATGGTCGCCGCCGCCGACGTGGTGGTGGCGGCCCGCGACGCCCGGTTCTGCGCCCCGTTCACCAAGGTGGGCGTGGCGCCGGACGTGGGGTTGCTGTGGAGCCTGCCTCGCCGGATCGGCCTGGGCCGGGCCCGGCAGATGGCCTTGTTCGGCGACCCGATCACGGCTGACGACGCCGTGCGCATCGGGCTCGTCGAGCGCCTGGTGGAGCCGGGGCACGCCACGGCGCTGGCGATCGACCTCGCCCGGCAGCTCTGCGACCGGGCGCCGCTGGCCCTGGCCGCGACCAAGCGCCTGGTGCTCGCCGGCGCGGGGCCGCTGCAGTCGGTGCTGGCGGGCGAGCTGGTGGAGCAGCAGGCGCTGCTGGGGACGGCCGACTTCGACGAGGGCCGGCGGGCCTTCTTCGAGCGACGGCCGGCGAAGTTCGGGGGCACGTGA
- a CDS encoding enoyl-CoA hydratase/isomerase family protein, whose amino-acid sequence MIEKRAHDGWVELRLDRPEKRNALSHELVDQLIDALDEIQRGRHPLVVLGANGPVFCAGGDRSEIGAHPVVASSRLLDHLRGVELFVIARVEAPVLGAGVALVRCCPVALGTPAATFTLPEAAMGNYPVPAPYLAGALSARRIVEVATLGAPVSSQEAAATGLLTRVVPPDQIDELVAVWVERLTARPLVAHQARRAWQRDLAPAHETSAWLEDMVRQDLASTGEAGEGR is encoded by the coding sequence TTGATCGAGAAGCGAGCACACGACGGGTGGGTGGAGCTGCGGCTCGACCGCCCGGAGAAGCGCAACGCCCTGTCCCACGAGTTGGTCGACCAGCTGATCGACGCGCTCGACGAGATCCAGCGCGGCCGCCACCCGCTGGTGGTCCTCGGCGCCAACGGCCCGGTGTTCTGCGCGGGCGGCGACCGCAGCGAGATCGGGGCCCACCCGGTGGTGGCGTCGAGCCGCCTGCTCGACCACCTGCGCGGCGTCGAGCTGTTCGTGATCGCCCGGGTCGAGGCTCCGGTGCTCGGCGCCGGGGTGGCCCTGGTGCGCTGCTGCCCGGTGGCGCTCGGTACCCCGGCGGCGACGTTCACGCTGCCCGAGGCGGCGATGGGCAACTACCCGGTGCCGGCTCCCTACCTGGCCGGCGCCCTCTCGGCCCGCCGGATCGTGGAGGTGGCCACGCTCGGCGCTCCGGTGTCGAGCCAGGAGGCGGCCGCCACCGGCCTGCTCACCCGGGTCGTGCCGCCCGACCAGATCGACGAGCTGGTGGCGGTCTGGGTCGAACGGCTCACCGCCCGGCCGCTGGTCGCCCACCAGGCCCGACGGGCGTGGCAGCGCGACCTCGCACCCGCTCACGAGACATCCGCATGGCTGGAGGACATGGTGCGCCAGGACCTGGCATCTACAGGGGAAGCAGGGGAGGGCCGGTGA
- a CDS encoding class I adenylate-forming enzyme family protein: MTTTTPSSDIEVAAAAFPAGADAATAAEYRRRGWWGDEVLLDHVRRHARERPDAPAFVADAGTLSWTGYRDAAARLSGVLRSLGLPEGTRVAVLLPDSATVHVAFLAAEQAGLVVVGIGARAGDREIAHLVGRTGAVALVTEAHHRGRAAGDLAADLVAHHVMRHHVVVPRFEADPGGDILVDGQVSDAAPDTEGPRTHPDDLFLVNSTSGTTGLPKCVLHNQNRWMYFHQRAVLSGGLDTDEVVLSLVPAPFGFGLWTGHFTPTLLGAPTVVTERFDAERALDLIERHRVTTLACVSTQFVMMLNAPGLGDRDLSSLRVMFTGGEAVPYERAVDFEARTGATVLQFFGSNETGLLSGTTLDDTADHRLRTAGRVIDDMQVRLYDGDRDVTGTGRGQPAGRGPAACLGYLGDPAANEQLLTPDGWMLMGDICTLDADGYLTVVGRTSDFIIRGGKNISAPQVEDEVGTHPAVALAAAVAWPDPVFGERVCAYVELKADAADAADSKLDLDALTAHLAARGTSKELFPEVLVVLDHLPRSSGGKVAKGELRADVARRATEATQPNHPV; this comes from the coding sequence ATGACGACGACCACGCCATCGTCCGACATCGAGGTGGCGGCGGCTGCGTTCCCGGCCGGCGCCGACGCCGCCACGGCCGCGGAGTACCGCCGGCGGGGCTGGTGGGGCGACGAGGTGCTGCTCGACCACGTGCGCCGCCACGCCCGGGAGCGACCGGACGCCCCAGCCTTCGTCGCCGACGCGGGGACGTTGAGCTGGACCGGCTACCGCGACGCCGCGGCCCGCCTGTCCGGCGTGCTGCGCTCGCTCGGCCTGCCGGAGGGGACGCGGGTGGCGGTGCTGCTGCCCGACTCCGCCACCGTGCACGTGGCCTTCCTGGCGGCGGAGCAGGCAGGGCTCGTGGTCGTCGGCATCGGGGCGCGTGCCGGCGACCGCGAGATCGCCCACCTGGTGGGTCGCACCGGCGCCGTCGCGCTGGTCACCGAGGCCCACCACCGGGGCCGCGCCGCCGGCGACCTGGCGGCCGACCTCGTCGCTCATCACGTCATGCGCCACCACGTCGTCGTCCCCCGCTTCGAGGCCGACCCCGGCGGCGACATCCTGGTCGACGGTCAGGTCAGCGACGCCGCCCCCGACACCGAGGGGCCCCGCACCCACCCCGACGACCTGTTCCTGGTCAACTCCACGTCGGGCACCACCGGCCTGCCCAAGTGCGTGCTCCACAACCAGAACCGGTGGATGTACTTCCATCAGCGGGCGGTGCTGAGCGGCGGGCTCGACACCGACGAGGTGGTGCTGAGCCTGGTCCCGGCGCCCTTCGGCTTCGGCCTCTGGACGGGCCACTTCACGCCCACGCTGCTGGGTGCGCCCACGGTGGTCACCGAGCGCTTCGACGCGGAGCGCGCCCTCGACCTGATCGAGCGGCACCGGGTGACGACGCTGGCCTGCGTCAGCACCCAGTTCGTGATGATGCTCAACGCCCCCGGCCTGGGCGACCGCGACCTGTCGTCGCTGCGGGTGATGTTCACGGGCGGCGAGGCCGTGCCCTACGAGCGGGCAGTCGACTTCGAGGCCCGCACCGGCGCCACCGTGCTGCAGTTCTTCGGCTCCAACGAGACGGGGCTGCTGTCGGGGACGACGCTCGACGACACGGCCGACCACCGGCTCCGGACCGCCGGCCGGGTGATCGACGACATGCAGGTGCGGCTCTACGACGGCGACCGCGACGTCACCGGCACCGGCCGGGGTCAGCCCGCCGGCCGCGGGCCCGCCGCCTGCCTGGGCTACCTCGGCGACCCGGCCGCCAACGAGCAGCTGCTCACGCCCGACGGCTGGATGCTCATGGGCGACATCTGCACCCTCGACGCCGACGGCTACCTCACCGTGGTGGGCCGCACGTCGGACTTCATCATCCGGGGCGGCAAGAACATCAGCGCCCCCCAGGTGGAGGACGAGGTCGGCACCCACCCCGCCGTGGCGCTGGCCGCGGCGGTGGCCTGGCCCGACCCGGTCTTCGGCGAGCGGGTGTGCGCCTACGTCGAGCTCAAGGCCGACGCCGCTGACGCTGCCGACTCCAAGCTCGACCTCGATGCCCTGACCGCCCACCTCGCGGCCCGGGGCACGTCGAAGGAGCTCTTCCCCGAGGTGCTCGTCGTACTCGACCACCTGCCCCGCTCCAGCGGCGGGAAGGTGGCCAAGGGCGAGCTCCGGGCCGACGTCGCCCGCCGGGCGACCGAGGCCACGCAACCGAACCACCCGGTCTGA